The following are from one region of the Treponema denticola genome:
- the rpsI gene encoding 30S ribosomal protein S9: MKNIGMGTGRRKTSVARVYIRDGKGQLMVNDKDINEYFATPEQVQKAKEPLMVTAGESKYDIIITVRGGGLTGQAGACSHGIARALAQVDASNHASLKANGLLTRDSRMVERKKFGQRGARRRFQFSKR, from the coding sequence GTGAAAAATATTGGAATGGGAACAGGCCGACGAAAAACTTCAGTGGCGCGAGTATACATTCGGGATGGAAAAGGTCAGTTAATGGTCAATGATAAGGACATTAACGAGTACTTTGCCACTCCGGAACAAGTCCAAAAAGCAAAAGAACCATTAATGGTTACTGCGGGTGAATCTAAGTATGATATTATAATCACTGTACGAGGCGGAGGTCTTACAGGCCAAGCCGGTGCGTGCTCTCACGGAATTGCAAGAGCTTTAGCCCAAGTCGATGCATCAAATCATGCATCCTTAAAGGCTAACGGATTGCTTACACGTGATTCACGAATGGTTGAACGAAAAAAATTCGGTCAGCGCGGTGCAAGACGAAGATTCCAGTTCAGCAAACGTTAA
- the rplM gene encoding 50S ribosomal protein L13, producing MKTIFLKEHEAPRSWYVIDAAGKPLGRVAAKTAAMLRGKHKVGFAPHQEIGDYVVIINAEKVAVTGNKAKDKMYYTHSGYVGGLKSINFNGLIAKKPAEPLMIAIKGMLPKGPLGRKLLTNVKVYAGPEHPHQAQNPITVEV from the coding sequence ATGAAAACTATTTTTTTAAAAGAACATGAAGCGCCGCGCTCTTGGTACGTTATTGATGCCGCCGGGAAGCCGCTTGGACGCGTTGCTGCTAAGACTGCAGCTATGCTGAGAGGAAAGCACAAGGTAGGTTTTGCACCTCATCAGGAAATCGGTGATTATGTCGTTATTATTAATGCCGAAAAAGTAGCCGTAACAGGAAATAAGGCTAAGGATAAGATGTACTATACTCACTCCGGTTATGTAGGCGGTTTAAAGTCCATCAACTTTAACGGCTTAATAGCTAAAAAACCGGCTGAGCCCTTGATGATTGCAATTAAAGGTATGCTTCCTAAGGGACCCCTTGGAAGAAAGCTTTTAACGAATGTTAAGGTCTATGCAGGCCCCGAACATCCTCACCAAGCACAGAACCCCATAACGGTTGAAGTATAA